aagagtttacacaaaatgcaaaatcctcatattcaggggggtgtactggaagtccccctattttctcatcttcatgcaatatcacattgaaatcccctcctaccaaccatggtaattccatatcacttgctaagtaatacaagtgatcccacaaatccaacctctcaattgctgaacattttgcataaacaaatgtcatcatcatgtgctgcctcaggtcatggtgaaacactctcacagtcacatgttgctcagtatcctccactaattcccattccaccactgcatcgaagaacaaccatatttgcctattaatatttgcataagcagtctccatattcaacctctttttatatctatcaatgagtcccttcttttgaaaaggctccatcaatgcaactacacaaaacttatgctccctattcatgttgatcaccctaggaaaggcctgttgtgtattcacagaccttatgttccatattaatgttttgatcatcATCATTTAGATAGAGAGGCTGCCCTCCTGGCATTATTCTTGAAGGTCGTGGTGGATCTTTACTATGATTCTTCTTAGTTTTCTTACCTCCTTTAGCACTAGCTGGGGGTTATAAATCCCCTTCCCTAGACACTTGTTTGAAGTTTTCTGCAGTTGATTCATCTTCTCCTTCATCCTCCATTGGATTTTGTCTCAATAAGTCTTCATCAATTGGTGTCACATTGTGTGTAACTAAATTATGTAACTGTTGTAGATGAGTCTTAATTGGAATATTAAGATGTAGTTGCATAATTTTATCAGTGCCAGATTCCGTAGGCACTTCCTCTATTTCCCCAGATGCTCTTGGAATAATTGCCCGCTCATCAGCCTGTTTATACTCCTTGAGTTGTAGCTCATAGACACTGCCTAGCCCAGGAGTTACTGTAGCAGTCAGCTCTGAAAGCACTGTTCTAGTGATATCACCACACTTCCCATTGCCTGAAAATTGGTCTGAACCCACTATATCATCCCTAATCTTCACATCAACATCTCCATCAAGTTTGTTCTCTGATGCATACGCCGGAACACCATCTATATAGGCCAAAATCTCTCTAGTAGCTCTAAGGTTTGGGTTTACTGTAGCTGCCTCATCAGGAGAACTTGGCTTTAGGCTTgacgtcgccagcctaacgcctggagAGCCTGGCTTTATGcttggcgtcgccagcctaatgcCTGTTGAGCCTGGCTTTAgtcctggcgtcgccagcctatcgccaggtgagcctggctttaggcctggcgtcgccagtcTATCGCCAGTTGAGCTTGGCTTGTTGTCCTTCTTCACCTTGTCTTCTGTTGTCTTTGTTTTGCCCAGCTGATCATCTTTAAACTCAACTGTATCGCTCCATAAGACCTTTGTAGAGTTTACCTCATCAAGATCCTTAATCTACCCAgaatctttaaatgtttgagatgGAATCGCATGACAAGATTGGTTTGTGATCACATTGAGTTGTTTTAGCTCCTCTTTGCTAgtcccaaaccttctatgaacccaGTCGATTGTGTACTGAATTCCAGAAGGAGTAGGACCATCTTTAGAACTGAAGACTGGTTTTCCCCCCACCAAAACCAGTTGGTTGTTCTCGTTTATATCACTTTGTTCCTTCTCTAATACTGCAAATTTATTCCTTGTTTGAACCTTGTTTGTCTGATCTTTTTTGACCTCCACCAGTGCCAAGTTATTGTGCACCTGTTGTATACCAACATTCACTGGAGTTTGCCCTTGTACCtgggttttgttatttttgttggttccCTGATTATCCCGAACTTCCTTCCACTGTTCACCTACGTTCCCGACTACTTTTCCACTCGTGAGAATCATTAAAGGGGTAGTGTGATTTTTGGTTCTTTCTTGGTCATCAACAGCAGTATTCCAGTTGTTCAACTCAGCAAGATCATTCATTTTCTTGCTGCTTCGATTCTCAATAAGCTCGGGGTGCAAACGCCAACATTTAATTTCATCATGTCCTTGTAGTTTACACTCCTTACAATATTTGGGAAGCATGTCATACTGAATTCTCACCCATTCTGATTGAACACCACCAGAAacttcatcatcaatatccaaTCGCACCTTTTTAGGTAGTTCGGCCATCAAATCGATAAGAACTTTCACTCTTGCGCAACTCAGCCTAGTTTTATTAGTAGTTGCCGCGTCAAGACACACTGGTCTTGCCACAGTTGTAGCCAAAGAAAACAGAGTTTCCTTTACAAAAAAGGTAGGCAGCAGTCCAGGAAAAGAAATCCACACCATCGCCATCGGAGTTTCTTCACCcgccttaaattttgcatcgTAGATATGAGTATGCAATTGGTATTTGTACCCATCTTTGGCTTTGATGTAGTACGTACTCTTCGATGTGAAATCGAGGAAGTCTTGCCATAGAGTTAATCTAATTAACACATGACGATCTCTAAGGAATCCAATATTACACTCACCTTTGATACCACATTGAGTTAAAATTATTCGGCGAAGCTCGTGAATCTCCGGAGATCCATGTGAAAGCTTGCCAACGACAACATATTGGAGGCCTTCAATCATGTTCATTCGATCTACTTCTGCCTCTGTGAATTTAACCACTGGTTGGCCATTCATATACACTGCTCATCACAGTAGAATGGGTTGAATTGAAGCTGCAACAGTAGCCATCACCGGAGGATTTAAAAATTTTGGTTTCAAAATCTTAGAGTAATCTAGAGGAGCTGGGTTGGAGTTAGTTGTTGTATGTTGTTGTGCAACGCTGGGGGAGGGCAGACCAGCAGGAAAAGATGGTTGGTCGCCAGCCATTATGGCCATTGAAGCCTAAAGCTCCAGCTTGTCAGCGATGAACAGTAACGAAGTCACTGTTCACGGTACTGTTTGGCATTGTTCACTGCTACAGTGAAGGCGGAAATTTGAGAGAAAAAATTCTAGGGAGGTTAGGGTCGGGTAGTTGTTTGCTATTTTGTGGTAGAATGCACTGTTGGTCACTTTGATTTAGGTTGTTTGTGTGTAGGGTTTTGGATCGGGGTTGATCGAAATTAGTCGAGATTTTTGGGTAAAAAGTGCGATTAAGAAACATGGTGtgtttttgggtgttgttatTAGAGGAATTTTGTGTTTGGTTGCTATCAGATGATTTAGGTTGGTTGTTTCCGTTTGGTGGTGGGTCTGTAGTAGTAGTTCCGACGATGACATTAAGAGTATTAGCTATTGGGCTAGCCGTTACCCGATCGTTAGTAGCTTTGGGGGAGAGGCAGATGAGTTGTCGATATCTCCTTTGTTTGGTTAGGTGGGTCTGGTTGGGGAGTGGGGTCTGCAGAATTGTTTGACATCtagagagaagggagagagaTTTTAGAGAGGAAAAAGAATTGTAATTTGGACAGCTAATTTGCAGCATTGAGAGGTACAAGAGGACCACCTAATTTAATTCTCTACGTCCTCTACTAGGAAAGAAAAACGAGTATAATTTTAACCCTATGAGAATAACGTAACTAACCTAGTTTGCCTATTAGGGAAAAACTCCTCAGTTTTCTTACACCAATTTTTAATTATTCTTCAACAAAATCGAGTGTACCCCCACCTGATTATCAATTCCTTTGATAGATTGCGTTTTGCAATATCTAGTTCAGGAAAATCACTTGTTTCATTTGGTTTTATAGGTGTAAAGATAGGAGATCAGCGAGTTATGAAGATTGACAAATCATACTTAAATAATAGTAATCAGATGATATAGAGAAATATATTAATTACACAATACACAGAATAATTTATGTGATTAATATTCCCACATGTGAAAGAAATGGGAAATTGTGGGCATGAACCCCAGAAGCAACTTTCACTGCCCCATCAAGTCGTCAAAAGGCACCCCAAAATATGGCAGGCCAAATCATTAAGATAGGTAGTTTTAAATGAAATTTAGAGAATTGTAAACTTTTAAGTTTTGAAAACGCCAAAATCAAGTCCAAGTCACCAACAAATATCGACAATCATGTCTGAGCAAATTGGTTTGGATTGTGACATCTCCATCGGAcacaaaaatatttattataaaaatttaTCCGTATTCGATATTTATATCAAATCAGTAAATATAAAAATGTGTTTTGCATACATATAATATTACTTAACTATGATAAGTAGTAAGTATTTTTTTCTCTAGGTTATAACTATTAGGTTAAATTGTTTGATTTAAGGTAAACAATGAGTGTGCAAAAGTTTTTACCAAAATATTATTGCTATTTCCCTATTGCCCaattaaaaaatacttttaagaaaTGGAAGATAAAAACACAGCCATTGATAACGAGAAGTCCCACTAAGTGAACTAGAGAAGCTTTCGAAGTGTTGTTCCAAACTCCACGTGCTACATTCTTCCTCACTATTTTCaataatttataattatttttttccctttAGTTACAAAACCACCCAATTTTATTTTACTTTGTTAATTTACCTTTGAATTCACGTGTTCAGTACTTTCATACCACTCAACTCtttcaaaataatatttctacataaacaatgatgaaggaattctttttttttttttgaaaaaattacaAATAGATAAGTAAATCCGATCCTTCTCTCATTAGCCTTCGTACTCTTCTTATTTTGAATTTCTTTTAGtttcttttgtattttatgtTGTTATTTATCCTTTGAGTTTGCAAAAAGCTTCGAAGAATTTGAATAAATGATAGTACGATTGGGTTTATGATATAAAAGAAACATAAGGGAAAATTGTTTGTTTGAGATTAAATTGTAGCTTTGGTtcacaatatttgacaaaagggAGCTCTATGAATTACATGAAACTATAGGGTACGTAGTTTACAAGTTGAAAATTTAGTTGTAGTTGCTCATCATTGATACATCCATTTATGAAATGACCATGTTCTCTCTTTATTAGTTAATCTTAGTCAAAGATCCAGCAAATCACATATTTAGTCAAAGATGAAAGATCCAATCAATCACTTATTCTAATTGAAAATGTTGAATAATGGGATCAGTTCCTAGTTGTTTGAGCTCGTAAATACCATCAAATATTCATCTTTGGAATAAATGATATTCACGTATTCAGAATTAAGAGTCAGTAAGTTTCGAATCGAATAAGTGTGATctttttatacatatatatttggatATTTTTCACATATGCATACATAGTTCGACCTAAGATAGTAAATTCAATTAGACGCACAAATCTCGTCCTAAATCTGTCTTACGAAATATTCTAGTTGTTATTAACATGCTAGAATTTGGAAATATAGTTTCCTGGAAGTGACTTGACAAAACGAATAACAACTTTGGCTGTGTTTAGAGCAGCTAAAGGTCCAAATAATCTAATTGTGTTGTCTCCTTCTTGTGTCCCTGCTAAATCTGATACTCCACGAATTACGATAACTGGGTAGCCATTTGACAAGCATGTCTGCACAAAATCACCAAAACAGAGCTATTAGTTCAAATTAAAAGAGCTATTAGTTCAAATTAAAAGAGCTATCGCACCCGTATTAGATTCTTCAAAATGCAGGAGAATCTGACGTGTACTAGTCGGCACATTTAAAAAGTCCAAACAACATAATATAACTATCTTATAGGTGTCAGGTGACCTGATAATATAAAGAATCTTATTACATTATCTTGTATAAAAGTTAGAAGGAAAAGCAAATTACCATTACAACAGCTGAGCTCTCCATGTCAAGTGATGTAACCCCAAAAGTTTTGAAAAGGAAATCTGTGTAAGCTGCATTGTCAATGAAAAAGTTTGAAGTTGCCCCCTTAAGTCCAACAACTAATTTAGGCTTTTGGGGAAGACACAAAGTTGAATTTGCACACTGCTCCAGTTTCATCCCCTGTTATTGGATCCAAACACATTACAATCATACCAAATAGAAAATCGATCTGCCTCTAATTGCTGAACATAGTTACTCGATATCAGTACTGGTATAACAATATAATTGAAGTCCATCACTTACCTGTAAGTGAGAGGCTACGTGAAGCCAATTCTTGGTTATATTAAACCAAACTGGTCTCTGAGGTACATTAACCTCCCCTGAAGTTGAATAAAACTGCTCAGTGCTATacccaacacgccccaacttgtTATCCCCTCCTTTTGGTGCATTATAATTCTTGAAATCAAATTGAGCAAAATCATTTGGTTCCAAAGTTGCATTTGGTTTCTGTCCAAACACACAATTTATGTGAGCCAACTATAATGTCAgtgggaaaaaaaattaaaaaaatattggtttgtttaaAGGATTAAAAGTTAGTAAGATTTACCAGCCAATCCCAGAGCCCAGTTTGTGCAACTTGATATGGGATTGTGACATCTCCAATGTGCATAGAACTGTTGGCATTACCAGAAATACCAAAATGGATTACTCCTTTTATGTCAAACAGATCCAACATCTGCTGTGTTGCTGCTGCTGCATTCACCTAAGGATAAGCCAATCAACTATTTTATCAAATCTTTGCAAAATGGTACTACAGTAACTTTACTCTTACTTTCCCTTATTTTTTCTTTATACAT
This sequence is a window from Nicotiana tomentosiformis chromosome 5, ASM39032v3, whole genome shotgun sequence. Protein-coding genes within it:
- the LOC104120302 gene encoding bark storage protein A-like, encoding MAAKQVVFPFSLIFALAFIPLLVFSAQAVPLERLNSLKVIKSVNKNGPFLGLVTVYAPEEEAFFSTGVFRPDPRHPFVDLSGRRFQIGKVAGKKVIYVKCGVGLVNAAAATQQMLDLFDIKGVIHFGISGNANSSMHIGDVTIPYQVAQTGLWDWLKPNATLEPNDFAQFDFKNYNAPKGGDNKLGRVGYSTEQFYSTSGEVNVPQRPVWFNITKNWLHVASHLQGMKLEQCANSTLCLPQKPKLVVGLKGATSNFFIDNAAYTDFLFKTFGVTSLDMESSAVVMTCLSNGYPVIVIRGVSDLAGTQEGDNTIRLFGPLAALNTAKVVIRFVKSLPGNYISKF